One Streptomyces sp. B21-083 DNA window includes the following coding sequences:
- a CDS encoding serine hydrolase domain-containing protein has protein sequence MSDGHAVDRFVQIGSLTKVVTGTVLSRMAASGALTLDDPVERWLPTTAPGTGITLLHLARHTSGLPRLPPGHFSGRDPYAAFDRPALDRLLPRLDTLVTAPPGTEEYSNLGYAVLGAALTAASGATYEELVTEYVLRPLDITEMTAHPDPGRRLLAPGPLGRPRRPWTMDGAILPAGGLWATPRAAADLVVRLLVERRLGEPAPSWQRAGRLLWHNGATRYDSIFAGVVEDGRWVLIHRLNGVPEDTDRMGIENLKERQTTQAPDLPR, from the coding sequence GTGAGTGATGGTCATGCCGTCGACCGGTTCGTCCAGATCGGCTCGCTCACCAAGGTCGTCACCGGCACGGTACTGTCCCGCATGGCCGCGTCCGGCGCGCTGACGCTGGACGATCCCGTCGAGCGATGGCTTCCGACGACGGCTCCCGGAACGGGAATCACGCTCCTGCACCTGGCCCGGCACACCTCCGGCCTCCCCCGCCTGCCACCCGGTCACTTTTCCGGCCGGGACCCTTACGCGGCGTTCGATCGCCCCGCGCTGGACCGGCTGCTGCCCCGCCTCGACACGCTCGTCACCGCGCCTCCCGGAACGGAGGAGTACTCCAACCTCGGCTACGCCGTGCTCGGAGCGGCCCTGACCGCGGCCTCCGGGGCGACGTACGAGGAGTTGGTGACCGAGTACGTCCTACGGCCGCTGGACATCACGGAGATGACCGCGCACCCGGACCCCGGTCGACGTCTCCTGGCCCCCGGGCCCCTCGGCCGGCCCCGCAGACCGTGGACGATGGACGGCGCGATCCTGCCGGCGGGAGGCCTTTGGGCCACCCCGCGTGCGGCAGCCGACCTGGTGGTACGCCTCCTGGTGGAGCGACGGCTCGGGGAGCCCGCGCCGAGCTGGCAGAGGGCAGGCCGGTTGCTTTGGCACAACGGTGCGACACGCTACGACTCGATCTTCGCCGGAGTGGTGGAGGACGGCCGCTGGGTGCTGATCCACCGCCTCAACGGGGTCCCGGAGGACACCGACCGGATGGGTATCGAGAACCTCAAGGAGAGACAGACCACTCAGGCCCCGGATCTCCCCCGGTGA
- a CDS encoding class I SAM-dependent methyltransferase encodes MVSTIHWTEIHRAGTDTPRSAHWHSESATPPPSRVVGAGDGMRADTAHRLACEGTALLWQGDFHNARQLLAAMRRRIDRKPSKPGDSTADLFHLHRSAHSHRARVLGRLLVLLDDDHCLNLRRAPDVRQACTEAYGPPSEPMAVSLTELLGVIGAHQWRAKGVEVPALRIRIHPHYGVFSPVRGEYVDLVAQAPLPTSADQRTGHRTAFDLGTGTGVLAAVLAHRGVDHIVATDVSPRALACARENVHRLRLTGRVDVVGPALFPDGRADLVVCNPPWIPARPTSTVEQGVYDPGGSMLRDFLDGLAAHLEPGGEGWLVLSDLAERLGLRTRGELLAGIEAAGLHVVDRIDTRPRHPRVRDTADPLHAARAAEVTSLWRLAAN; translated from the coding sequence ATGGTGTCCACCATTCACTGGACCGAGATTCACCGGGCCGGGACAGACACCCCCCGTTCCGCGCACTGGCATTCCGAGAGCGCGACACCGCCTCCCAGCCGCGTAGTCGGCGCGGGCGACGGTATGCGTGCCGACACCGCTCACCGTCTGGCCTGCGAAGGCACCGCCTTGTTGTGGCAAGGCGATTTCCACAACGCGCGTCAACTGCTGGCAGCGATGCGCCGCCGCATCGACCGGAAACCTTCCAAGCCGGGCGACAGCACGGCAGACCTCTTCCACCTGCACCGCAGCGCCCATAGCCACCGTGCCCGGGTGCTCGGCAGGCTCCTCGTCCTCCTGGACGACGACCACTGCCTGAACCTGCGCAGAGCCCCCGATGTCCGCCAGGCGTGCACCGAGGCGTACGGTCCGCCGTCCGAGCCGATGGCCGTGTCGCTCACTGAGCTGCTGGGCGTGATCGGAGCGCATCAGTGGCGCGCGAAGGGCGTGGAGGTACCGGCCCTCCGTATTCGTATTCACCCGCACTACGGCGTGTTCTCCCCGGTCAGAGGCGAGTACGTCGACCTCGTCGCGCAGGCACCGCTCCCCACCTCGGCGGACCAACGGACGGGTCACCGCACGGCGTTCGACCTCGGGACGGGTACGGGAGTGCTCGCAGCCGTCCTGGCCCACCGCGGGGTCGACCACATCGTGGCCACGGACGTCAGCCCGCGTGCCCTGGCCTGCGCGCGCGAGAACGTCCATCGACTGCGCCTCACCGGGCGCGTCGACGTCGTGGGGCCCGCCCTTTTTCCCGACGGGCGCGCGGATCTCGTCGTCTGCAACCCGCCCTGGATTCCGGCCCGGCCCACCTCCACCGTGGAGCAAGGCGTCTACGACCCGGGCGGCAGCATGCTCCGCGACTTTCTGGACGGACTCGCCGCGCATCTCGAACCCGGAGGCGAGGGATGGCTCGTCCTCTCGGATCTGGCGGAGCGCCTCGGACTCAGGACACGCGGCGAACTGCTGGCCGGCATCGAGGCAGCGGGCCTGCACGTGGTGGACAGGATCGACACCAGACCACGGCATCCACGAGTGAGGGACACCGCCGATCCTCTCCACGCCGCCCGAGCCGCGGAAGTCACGTCGCTCTGGCGTCTCGCCGCCAACTGA
- a CDS encoding Uma2 family endonuclease: MTALAHERPETMSESQVELTNEPNLDEVVWQVWKAIELPEGYRAEIIEGAIEVSPTGRFSHAQVVNRLRDALAIFLQDNEYGAWNDTNVIHPQRAWIPDGFVAPRDGELIEAEDSLGIKASAVHVVIEVVSPGKRNQDRDRVRKRREYARAGIPVYVIVDDYDNHGTVSILTAPVPDHARYEDEHRVPYGTEAVVPEGPAKGFVIGETITGPKRG; this comes from the coding sequence ATGACCGCTCTTGCGCACGAGAGGCCCGAGACGATGTCCGAGTCCCAGGTTGAACTCACGAATGAACCCAACCTGGACGAGGTCGTGTGGCAGGTATGGAAGGCCATAGAACTCCCCGAGGGCTACCGCGCTGAGATCATCGAGGGAGCCATCGAGGTGTCGCCCACCGGACGTTTTTCGCATGCCCAGGTTGTCAATCGCCTGCGCGATGCGCTGGCGATCTTCCTCCAGGACAATGAGTACGGCGCCTGGAACGACACGAACGTGATCCATCCGCAGAGGGCGTGGATTCCGGACGGGTTCGTGGCCCCTCGGGACGGTGAACTGATCGAGGCGGAGGACAGTCTCGGCATCAAGGCCTCAGCGGTTCACGTGGTGATCGAAGTCGTTTCTCCCGGCAAGCGCAACCAGGATCGTGACCGGGTTCGCAAGCGCCGGGAGTACGCCCGTGCCGGAATCCCCGTGTACGTGATCGTCGACGACTACGACAACCACGGAACGGTGAGCATTCTGACCGCCCCGGTCCCCGACCACGCCCGCTACGAGGACGAGCACCGCGTGCCGTACGGCACCGAGGCAGTCGTTCCGGAGGGCCCTGCCAAGGGGTTCGTCATCGGTGAGACGATCACGGGTCCTAAGCGAGGTTGA
- the dnaJ gene encoding molecular chaperone DnaJ — translation MSTKDFIEKDFYKVLGVPKDATEAEIKKAYRKLAREFHPDANKGNAKAEERFKEISEANDVLGDPKKRKEYDEARALFGNGGFRPGPGAGGGSFNFDLGDLFGGGAPGGAGSGGAGGFGGGIGDVFGGLFNRGGGGTTRTQPRRGQDIDTEVTLSFTEAVDGATVPLRMTSQSPCKACSGTGDKNGTPRVCPTCVGTGQVARGSGGGFSLTDPCPDCKGRGLIAEHACLVCSGSGRAKSSRTMQVRIPAGVSDNQRIRLRGKGAPGERGGPAGDLYVTVHVDSHPVFGRKEDNLTVTVPVTFVEAALGGEVRVPTLGGPPVTLKLPPGTPNGRTMRARGKGAVRKDGTRGDLLVTVEVSVPTELAGKARDALEAYREATVDEDPRAELFEAAKGA, via the coding sequence ATGAGCACCAAGGACTTCATCGAGAAGGACTTCTACAAGGTCCTCGGCGTCCCCAAGGACGCCACCGAGGCCGAGATCAAGAAGGCGTACCGGAAACTCGCCCGCGAGTTCCACCCGGACGCCAACAAGGGCAACGCCAAGGCGGAGGAGCGCTTCAAGGAGATCTCCGAGGCGAACGACGTCCTCGGCGACCCCAAGAAGCGCAAGGAGTACGACGAGGCCCGCGCCCTCTTCGGCAACGGCGGCTTCCGCCCCGGGCCGGGCGCGGGCGGCGGCTCCTTCAACTTCGACCTGGGTGACCTGTTCGGCGGCGGCGCCCCGGGCGGGGCCGGCTCCGGCGGTGCCGGCGGCTTCGGCGGCGGCATCGGAGACGTGTTCGGCGGCCTCTTCAACCGGGGCGGCGGCGGGACCACCCGTACGCAGCCCCGGCGCGGCCAGGACATCGACACCGAGGTCACGCTGAGCTTCACGGAGGCGGTGGACGGGGCGACGGTCCCGCTGCGCATGACCTCCCAGTCACCGTGCAAGGCGTGCTCGGGCACCGGCGACAAGAACGGCACGCCGCGCGTGTGCCCGACCTGCGTGGGCACCGGCCAGGTGGCGCGCGGCTCGGGCGGCGGCTTCTCGCTCACGGACCCCTGCCCGGACTGCAAGGGCCGGGGTCTGATCGCGGAGCACGCCTGTCTGGTGTGCAGCGGCTCGGGGCGCGCCAAGTCCTCGCGGACGATGCAGGTGCGCATCCCGGCCGGGGTGTCGGACAACCAGCGCATCCGGCTGCGCGGCAAGGGAGCGCCGGGCGAGCGGGGCGGTCCGGCGGGCGACCTGTACGTCACCGTCCATGTCGACTCCCACCCGGTCTTCGGCCGCAAGGAAGACAACCTGACGGTGACGGTGCCGGTGACGTTCGTCGAGGCGGCGCTCGGCGGCGAGGTCAGGGTCCCGACCCTGGGCGGGCCGCCGGTCACCCTGAAGCTGCCTCCGGGCACGCCCAACGGGCGCACGATGCGCGCGCGGGGCAAGGGCGCGGTCCGCAAGGACGGCACCCGGGGAGACCTGCTGGTCACCGTCGAGGTGAGTGTGCCGACGGAGCTGGCGGGGAAGGCTCGTGACGCACTGGAGGCGTATCGCGAGGCGACCGTGGACGAGGATCCGCGGGCGGAGCTGTTCGAGGCGGCGAAGGGAGCCTGA
- a CDS encoding heat shock protein transcriptional repressor HspR, whose translation MDGRRRNPYELTQETPVYVISVAAQLSGLHPQTLRQYDRLGLVSPDRTAGRGRRYSARDIDLLRTVQALSQDEGINLAGIKRIIELENQVAALQSRVAEMESALDGAAAAMQQREAAVHASYRRDLVPYQEVQQTSALVVWRPKKAKD comes from the coding sequence ATGGACGGTCGTCGACGCAATCCGTATGAACTGACGCAGGAGACCCCGGTCTACGTCATCTCGGTGGCGGCCCAGCTGTCCGGCCTGCACCCGCAGACCCTGCGCCAGTACGACCGCCTGGGCCTGGTCTCCCCCGACCGCACTGCCGGCCGGGGCCGCCGCTACTCGGCCCGCGACATCGACCTGCTCCGCACGGTGCAGGCACTGTCGCAGGACGAGGGCATCAACCTGGCCGGCATCAAGCGCATCATCGAACTGGAGAACCAGGTCGCCGCGCTTCAGTCGCGGGTGGCGGAGATGGAGTCCGCCCTGGACGGCGCCGCCGCGGCGATGCAGCAGCGGGAGGCGGCGGTTCACGCGTCTTATCGGCGGGACCTGGTGCCTTATCAGGAGGTTCAGCAGACCAGTGCGTTGGTCGTCTGGCGGCCCAAGAAGGCCAAGGACTAG